A genomic window from Heterodontus francisci isolate sHetFra1 chromosome 36, sHetFra1.hap1, whole genome shotgun sequence includes:
- the LOC137351335 gene encoding proteinase-activated receptor 3-like: MAGSRVPFAGGVSATVDPQTGHINLSNEAKAQLTNPIITNLIPAFYIFVLCIGLPANALALWTMAAKIRKPSTIFLINLATADILLILMLPFKISYHLLGNNWLFGEGLCRIMTAFFYGNMYCSILLLTFISIDRYFALVHPFLAKRFRDNQFAIGTCAVIWVMVILFVLPFLSVQQTFEIHDLNITTCHDVYVKDKRNVYFYYWLVAVVLGFLCPSLITIFCYSFVIRALMVNVTKYKKAVKITLLVLFIYLVCFTPSNIVLLVHQWIPDLHTCYMFFLSLSSFNSCIDPFLYYYISDECRNKVKMMICFQNLGARELNLQPSTRLELISPIISSPTSSGNLCNEYLSDSDKETLKMKR, encoded by the coding sequence CTGGAAGCCGTGTACCGTTTGCAGGAGGAGTCTCTGCAACAGTCGATCCACAAACTGGCCACATTAATCTAAGTAATGAAGCCAAAGCTCAACTGACCAATCCAATCATCACCAACTTGATCCCTGCCTTTTATATCTTTGTGTTGTGCATTGGACTCCCAGCAAATGCACTGGCTCTATGGACAATGGCTGCAAAAATCAGGAAACCTTCCACCATCTTCCTGATCAACCTGGCGACTGCAGACATCCTCCTGATTCTGATGCTGCCTTTCAAGATCTCCTACCACCTCCTGGGCAATAACTGGCTCTTTGGTGAGGGTCTCTGTCGGATAATGACCGCCTTCTTCTACGGGAACATGtattgctccatcctgctgctcaccTTCATCAGCATTGACAGATACTTTGCTCTGGTCCATCCATTTCTCGCCAAGCGTTTCAGGGACAATCAGTTTGCCATTGGTACCTGTGCTGTAATTTGGGTGATGGTTATTCTCTTTGTTTTGCCTTTTCTTTCTGTGCAACAGACCTTTGAGATCCACGATTTAAATATTACCACGTGCCATGATGTGTATGTAAAGGATAAGCGGAATGTGTATTTCTATTACTGGTTAGTTGCTGTGGTATTAGGGTTTTTATGTCCTAGCCTCATCACAATATTTTGTTACAGTTTTGTAATCAGAGCTTTAATGGTTAATGTAACCAAGTACAAAAAGGCTGTAAAAATCACTCTTTTAGTTCTGTTTATTTATCTAGTGTGTTTCACTCCCAGTAATATAGTGCTGCTGGTACACCAATGGATTCCTGATCTCCACACATGTTACATGTTCTTCCTGTCTCTCAGCAGCTTCAACAGTTGCATTGACCCTTTCCTTTACTATTATATTTCTGATGAATGTAGAAACAAAGTGAAGATGATGATCTGTTTCCAGAACCTTGGTGCCAGAGAATTGAATTTGCAGCCGTCCACGAGGCTAGAACTGATTTCTCCCATAATTTCATCACCTACTTCCTCAGGGAATTTGTGCAATGAGTATCTGAGTGATTCAGATAAGGAAACTCTGAAGATGAAGCGTTAA
- the LOC137351336 gene encoding proteinase-activated receptor 3-like, whose protein sequence is FTFLAGSRVPFAGGVSATVDPQTGHINLSNEAKAQLTNPIITNLIPAFYIFVLCIGLPANALALWTMAAKIRKPSTIFLINLATADILLILMLPFKISYHLLGNNWLFGEGLCRIMTAFFYGNMYCSILLLTFISIDRYFALVHPFLAKRFRDNQFAIGTCAVIWVMVILFVLPFLSVQQTFEIHDLNITTCHDVYVKDKRNVYFYYWLVAVVLGFLCPSLITIFCYSFVIRALMVNVTKYKKAVKITLLVLFIYLVCFTPSNIVLLVHQWIPDLHTCYMFFLSLSSFNSCIDPFLYYYISDECRNKVKMMICLIT, encoded by the coding sequence TTCACATTTTTAGCTGGAAGCCGTGTACCGTTTGCAGGAGGAGTCTCTGCAACAGTCGATCCACAAACTGGCCACATTAATCTAAGTAATGAAGCCAAAGCTCAACTGACCAATCCAATCATCACCAACTTGATCCCTGCCTTTTATATCTTTGTGTTGTGCATTGGACTCCCAGCAAATGCACTGGCTCTATGGACAATGGCTGCAAAAATCAGGAAACCTTCCACCATCTTCCTGATCAACCTGGCGACTGCAGACATCCTCCTGATTCTGATGCTGCCTTTCAAGATCTCCTACCACCTCCTGGGCAATAACTGGCTCTTTGGTGAGGGTCTCTGTCGGATAATGACCGCCTTCTTCTACGGGAACATGtattgctccatcctgctgctcaccTTCATCAGCATTGACAGATACTTTGCTCTGGTCCATCCATTTCTCGCCAAGCGTTTCAGGGACAATCAGTTTGCCATTGGTACCTGTGCTGTAATTTGGGTGATGGTTATTCTCTTTGTTTTGCCTTTTCTTTCTGTGCAACAGACCTTTGAGATCCACGATTTAAATATTACCACGTGCCATGATGTGTATGTAAAGGATAAGCGGAATGTGTATTTCTATTACTGGTTAGTTGCTGTGGTATTAGGGTTTTTATGTCCTAGCCTCATCACAATATTTTGTTACAGTTTTGTAATCAGAGCTTTAATGGTTAATGTAACCAAGTACAAAAAGGCTGTAAAAATCACTCTTTTAGTTCTGTTTATTTATCTAGTGTGTTTCACTCCCAGTAATATAGTGCTGCTGGTACACCAATGGATTCCTGATCTCCACACATGTTACATGTTCTTCCTGTCTCTCAGCAGCTTCAACAGTTGCATTGACCCTTTCCTTTACTATTATATTTCTGATGAATGTAGAAACAAAGTGAAGATGATGATCTGTTTAATTACTTGA